The window TCGTCAGTCAACTCGGCAATATAGACGTCGCCGTCGTGTGCGAGGATAGCATCACTGCTGGCGGTCGGTCCCTGTCTTTCCGGACGGTCGCTGGACCACACGAGCGTTCCCTCCTCGAGGTCGACGCCAGCAAGTAGCGGTGATCGGAGAACTGAGTTTGATTCCCGATAGCCGCCCACGATGACGACCGTCTCCGTAGTGGAGTCGACGACATGCCCACCGATGTCGACGTGGCCGTCGTCTACCGGAGCGGCCGTCTCGAAATCGAATCGCCACCGACGCTGACCGTCGTTCGGATCGCTGGCCGCGACCGTCGTCGATACCGGATGGAGGGTGATGATCGCGTCGTCAACGACAAGTGGTGAACCGAGCCACTGTGGCTCGCCAAAGCCTGATTGAAATGCCTCTGTGCTGACCGACTCTCCATCTGCCCACCAGCGAGCACGGGCGTGCCCGAGACCGTCGACACTGCGTGGCCAACTATCCGGACCCGCTGCATAGCCTACGACCGTTTCGCCGTAGGGAACCACAAGGACGCCATCTCGATAGATCGTCGTCGAGCCGAGTGCCATCGGCCCGATACCGCGGCCGAAACCGCCGTGTGTCGAGACGTTTGGCCCCTCACCGGTATCGCGGTCGATAACAAACAGACCGTTCGGGTGCTGACAGTAAACGGTTCCGTCCGCAACGATTGGTGGATACCACCCGGAGGCACCGACACCATGTTCCCAGATAACCTCCGGCTCGTCTCGCGGAAGTGTTGCGTCGGGCACGAATCGCGTCCGTCCGGAGTCGCAGCCGTACATACGCCAGTCATCGTCGCGATCAGATGGAAATTGCTCCTTCGATACACTGCCGGTGATGGACTCGAGGCAGCCGCTTACACCAAGCATGCCAACGCTTGCGAGGATGGCTCGACGTGGAGGGTCGATCACAGTCATCGAAGGTTTTTCTTGACCGACAGTTTCTATCGCGAACTAAAGCTCTTGTTGTTCGGTTGCCCGTCGCGGACAGGCAAAGCCAATCATAAAATCCCAGCCCTCCCAAGGAGTGTACAATGGGAAACGCTGCACTCCGTGACATCGCCGTCATCGAAGACGTCCCCTTCGCCGATATCGAGGGCGT is drawn from Natronolimnobius sp. AArcel1 and contains these coding sequences:
- a CDS encoding PQQ-binding-like beta-propeller repeat protein, whose protein sequence is MTVIDPPRRAILASVGMLGVSGCLESITGSVSKEQFPSDRDDDWRMYGCDSGRTRFVPDATLPRDEPEVIWEHGVGASGWYPPIVADGTVYCQHPNGLFVIDRDTGEGPNVSTHGGFGRGIGPMALGSTTIYRDGVLVVPYGETVVGYAAGPDSWPRSVDGLGHARARWWADGESVSTEAFQSGFGEPQWLGSPLVVDDAIITLHPVSTTVAASDPNDGQRRWRFDFETAAPVDDGHVDIGGHVVDSTTETVVIVGGYRESNSVLRSPLLAGVDLEEGTLVWSSDRPERQGPTASSDAILAHDGDVYIAELTDEYDELEVLALDAATGDRRWRRTFEHSTHVGLTVDETTVYHVGTSPASGSDPLTIVALDRDEGRVQWEVTLDDPPGSKWSPHTPPPTAADDLLLVPGQSGLHALERTSGDRLWTFTEMVGTSGGSDTERDGLTPAVVSGDRIVFGTTLMLYGLE